A window from Akkermansia muciniphila encodes these proteins:
- the tatA gene encoding Sec-independent protein translocase subunit TatA/TatB, whose amino-acid sequence MMNTLAIFGLGTPEIIAILVIVFLLFGAKKLPEFARGLGKSLGEFKKAKSEFEEELLKTEKETVSDASASKPETRPSPELSQPIDVEAEKPVETKEETK is encoded by the coding sequence ATGATGAACACGTTAGCTATTTTTGGTCTGGGAACGCCGGAGATTATCGCCATTCTGGTGATCGTTTTCCTGCTGTTCGGCGCTAAGAAACTCCCGGAATTCGCCCGCGGCCTGGGCAAGAGCCTGGGAGAGTTCAAGAAGGCCAAGTCCGAGTTTGAAGAGGAGCTGTTGAAGACGGAAAAGGAAACCGTGAGCGATGCTTCCGCTTCCAAGCCGGAAACCCGCCCCTCCCCCGAGCTTTCCCAGCCCATTGACGTGGAAGCGGAAAAGCCGGTGGAAACCAAGGAAGAGACCAAGTAA